The following nucleotide sequence is from Pseudomonas putida S13.1.2.
GACCTGGGCGAGCGCAGCTACCCGATCTACATTGGCGAAGGCCTGCTGGACCAGCCCGAGCTGCTGGCGCCGCACATTGCCGGCCGGCAGGTCGCCATCGTTTCCAACGAGACCGTCGCGCCCCTGTATCTCGAACGCCTGAGCAAGACCCTGGGTGCCTACTCGGTGCTGCCGGTGGTATTGCCCGATGGCGAAGCCCACAAGAACTGGGAAACCCTGCAGCTGATCTTCGATGGGCTGCTCACAGCCCGCCATGATCGTCGCACTACCGTGGTTGCCCTGGGCGGCGGCGTGATCGGTGACATGGCCGGCTTCGCTGCCGCCTGCTACCAGCGCGGTGTCGACTTCATCCAGGTGCCGACCACCCTGCTTTCCCAGGTCGACTCGTCGGTGGGCGGCAAGACCGGTATCAACCACCCGCTGGGCAAGAACATGGTGGGTGCCTTCTATCAGCCCAATGCGGTGCTGATCGACACCACCAGCCTCAAGACCCTGCCAGCGCGCGAGCTGTCGGCGGGCCTGGCCGAAGTGATCAAGTACGGCCTGATCTGCGACAAGCCGTTCCTGGGCTGGCTTGAAGACAATATGCAAGCCCTGCGCGCCCTCGACTCGGCAGCCCTGACCGAGGCCATCCGCCGCTCGTGCGCGGCCAAGGCCGCAGTGGTGGGTGCCGACGAGCGCGAGTCCGGCGTACGGGCCACGCTGAACCTGGGGCATACCTTTGGGCATGCCATCGAGACCCACATGGGCTACGGCGTGTGGCTGCACGGCGAAGCCGTGTCGGCGGGCACGGTGATGGCCCTGGAAATGTCCATGCGCCTTGGCTGGATCGACCAGGCCGAGCGTGATCGCGGAATCCGCCTGTTGCAGGACGCAGGTTTGCCGGTGGTGCCACCACAGGAAATGACCCCGGCGCATTTCATGGAGCACATGGCGGTCGACAAGAAAGTGATCGACGGTCGCCTGCGTCTGGTGCTGTTGCGCCAGATGGGCGAGGCCGTTGTGACCGACGACTATCCGAAAGAGATTCTACAGGCCACGCTGTCGGCGGATTACCGCGCGATCGTGGCCCAGCTTTGAGGTTGTGACAGCGCAATGACCAGTTTGCATGCCGATGAGGCCTTTCTCGACCATTATCAGTTGAGCCACGATCCGTTCGCGCCCCGTGTGCCCGGCTTCAAGTTCTTCCCTGCCCAGCGCAAGCCTGTGCTTGGCCAGCTGCACCATCTGGCGCGCTACAGTCAGCTGATGCTGGTGGTCAGCGGCCCGTTGGGCAGCGGCAAGTCGCTGCTGCGCCAGGCCCTGGTGGCCAGCACCAACAAGCAGGCTGTGCAGAGCGTGGTGGTATCTGCCCGCAGTGCCAGCGATGCCTCCAGCATGCTCGCCCAGGTCGCGCAGGATCTGGGCGTGGCCCAGCCCGAGGTTCAGGCGATCCTGTCCAAGGTGGTGCAGCTGGCACTGACCGGGCAGGAAGTGTATTTGCTGGTGGACGATGCGGAACAACTCGACGAGTCGGCACTCCAAGCGTTGCTGGAGTTGGCGGCGGGGGTACCGGAAGGGCGCCCGCACGTGTTCCTGTTCGGTGAGCCTTCACTGATTGCCGGGCTGGACGAGCTCAATGTCGAGGAAGAACGCTTCCACATCATCGAGCTTGCCCCCTACAGTGAAGAAGAAACCCGCGAGTACCTGGAGCAGCGCCTGGAAGGGGCTGGCCGGGGCATCGAGGTGTTCAGCCGTGAACAGATCGTCGATATCCATGAACACTCCGACGGCTGGCCTGGCAACATCAACCAGGTCGCCCGTGACACTTTGATCGAAGCCATGATCGCCAGCCGTTCGACGGCCAAGCGACCATCCATGGGGTTCAAGATGCCTAAAAAACATGTGCTCGCGCTGTCCGCTGTGGTCGTGGTCGCCGTTGCGGCTGCGGTGTTGATGCCCAAGAAAGGCGACAAGGCCCCCGCCGAAGCGCCGGCCGCCCAGGCTCAGCTGCCGCTTGGCGAAGGCAAGCCTGGGGCTGCCATCGAATTCTCCGGCTCGTCCCAGCCGATGCCACTGCCACTGGTTGGCCAGTCCCAGCCTGTAATGCGCGAGCCGCTGGCCCAGGCCGCTGGCATGGGTGAGGGTGAAGAAGGCAGCCCGGCGGGCGACACCGCCCTGCAGCCTGGCAACCCGCCGCCAACCGTGACCACCATTGCGCCGCCGCAAGGTGTGCCGGCTGGCCCGGCGCCTGCGCCTGCACAGCCTGTGGCCACTGCGCCGGTACAGCCGGTTGCGCCTGCGCCAAAGCCTGTTGCAACCCAGCCTGCGAAGCCGGTTGCACCTGCCAAGCCTGCACCTGCGCCAACCCAGGTCGCCGTGGCCAAGCCTGCCGCCAAACCTGCCGAGAAACCCGCCGCCACTGGCAGCGGCAACAGCGGCTGGTACTCCGGGCAGAAACCGGGCAATTACGTGGTGCAAATCCTGGGTACCAGCTCCGAGGCTTCGGCCCAGGCGTTCGTGAAAGCCCAGGGTGGCGACTATCGCTACTTCAAGAAAAACCTGCAGGGCAAGCCACTGTACGTAGTCACCTACGGCAGCTTCGCCAACCGCGATGCAGCGATTGCGGCAATCAAGAACTTGCCAGCGAAGGTCCAGGCTGGTAAACCTTGGCCACGAACCGTCGGCAGCGTCCAACAAGAGCTGGCCACGGCCCGCTGATACCTTCCGGGCGGCATCACCCCGCCGCCCAGTTGCTGAGCGATTTACTGACTTTCGACTAGCCTGCTGCGTTTCAACGCGGCAGGCTTTTCTGTCCCAGACTGCCGGCCACAAGCCCCTAGTTGCAGTCATGGCTGAAACGCTTCAGACTCATGCCAAGCCGCTATCACGGCGCATGGCGCAAAAACATTCAAAATTGCGACATAAATTTTCAATGGTGAGACATGAAAATTTGTGGGCATCGCTGTCGCTGTGCAACAATGGTTTTCCATGGCCACCGCAAAAAAGCTGGCGTTTGATCGGCGTGGATGGTAAGTGGTTGTTAAAAAAGAGATTTACCTCCGTTGAGAGGTGAACCTGGTGAGAATGTGTCTATGAAAACAGGTCTGTACCATCCCGAAGAATTCAAGGACAACTGTGGTTTTGGCCTGATCGCCCATATGACGGGCGAACCGAGCCACCACCTTCTGCAAACCGCCATGCAGGCGCTGACTTGCATGACCCACCGCGGCGGTATCAACGCCGACGGCAAGACCGGTGACGGTTGCGGTCTGCTCATGCAGAAGCCCGATCAATTCCTGCGAGCCGTGGCCCAGGAACACTTTGCCGTCGAGCTGCCCAAGCAGTACGCCGTCGGCATGGTGTTCTTCAACCAGGACCCGGTGAAAGCTGAAGCTGCCCGCGCCAACATGGACCGCGAGATCCTCGCCGCTGGCCTGAAACTGGTCGGCTGGCGCAAGGTACCGATCGATACCAGCGTACTCGGCCGCCTGGCCCTGGAGCGCCTGCCGCAGATCGAGCAGGTGTTCATCGGTGGTGAAGGCCTGAGTGA
It contains:
- the aroB gene encoding 3-dehydroquinate synthase, with protein sequence MQTLKVDLGERSYPIYIGEGLLDQPELLAPHIAGRQVAIVSNETVAPLYLERLSKTLGAYSVLPVVLPDGEAHKNWETLQLIFDGLLTARHDRRTTVVALGGGVIGDMAGFAAACYQRGVDFIQVPTTLLSQVDSSVGGKTGINHPLGKNMVGAFYQPNAVLIDTTSLKTLPARELSAGLAEVIKYGLICDKPFLGWLEDNMQALRALDSAALTEAIRRSCAAKAAVVGADERESGVRATLNLGHTFGHAIETHMGYGVWLHGEAVSAGTVMALEMSMRLGWIDQAERDRGIRLLQDAGLPVVPPQEMTPAHFMEHMAVDKKVIDGRLRLVLLRQMGEAVVTDDYPKEILQATLSADYRAIVAQL
- a CDS encoding SPOR domain-containing protein; protein product: MTSLHADEAFLDHYQLSHDPFAPRVPGFKFFPAQRKPVLGQLHHLARYSQLMLVVSGPLGSGKSLLRQALVASTNKQAVQSVVVSARSASDASSMLAQVAQDLGVAQPEVQAILSKVVQLALTGQEVYLLVDDAEQLDESALQALLELAAGVPEGRPHVFLFGEPSLIAGLDELNVEEERFHIIELAPYSEEETREYLEQRLEGAGRGIEVFSREQIVDIHEHSDGWPGNINQVARDTLIEAMIASRSTAKRPSMGFKMPKKHVLALSAVVVVAVAAAVLMPKKGDKAPAEAPAAQAQLPLGEGKPGAAIEFSGSSQPMPLPLVGQSQPVMREPLAQAAGMGEGEEGSPAGDTALQPGNPPPTVTTIAPPQGVPAGPAPAPAQPVATAPVQPVAPAPKPVATQPAKPVAPAKPAPAPTQVAVAKPAAKPAEKPAATGSGNSGWYSGQKPGNYVVQILGTSSEASAQAFVKAQGGDYRYFKKNLQGKPLYVVTYGSFANRDAAIAAIKNLPAKVQAGKPWPRTVGSVQQELATAR